A single window of Chlamydia ibidis 10-1398/6 DNA harbors:
- a CDS encoding transglutaminase family protein, with translation MSIVCLFLLEITLISSQGQGIEKKVKCTEKFWNLDPYSLEGLSAHFLMYSDCESQKQLLRFFPILSSNEVPILCHAIMYSKNPEYNFSSEEIDVIKKLNSLEGVSLACACGDSDLNPDKDLARALIFAEFPEKEAKIKADYYTVYLDILALRIYVQRLRHIDKCHAIPGSEEFHRFTIEAINKILFYEEGIRYPSKKEMFSDEFSFLSSVTDKKFGVCLGVSSLYYSLSQRLYLPLEAVTPPGHIYLRYLGGKINIETTAGGRHLSTDHYCDCLSIEDLRIRSPKEFIGLTFVNQGSFALQRNQYANAELAYTEAIKYIDDEEVKELLGIAKILNGKTSEGKILLQNSSQVNMKGSVSYDYLNGNIDKSTLALLFSYPGDSFTDSMAYYEKLKKAIKQSPKCSECRRRLASIALHLGKVAEGIILLEQCAKESPDDMVLHLKLCKMHLERHDYAKADEYFKKAQELMNELNINWREGKSYTLFLEIFKKISTISP, from the coding sequence ATGTCTATAGTTTGTTTATTCCTGTTAGAGATAACGTTAATCTCGTCTCAAGGGCAGGGAATAGAAAAAAAAGTAAAATGTACGGAAAAGTTCTGGAATTTAGACCCGTATTCTTTAGAAGGACTGAGCGCACATTTTTTAATGTACAGTGACTGTGAAAGTCAAAAACAGTTACTACGCTTTTTCCCTATTCTTAGTAGTAATGAAGTCCCTATACTTTGTCATGCTATTATGTACTCTAAAAATCCTGAGTATAATTTTTCCAGTGAGGAAATAGATGTGATAAAAAAACTTAATTCTTTAGAGGGAGTATCTCTAGCATGTGCTTGTGGAGACTCTGATCTGAATCCAGATAAAGATTTAGCTCGAGCTCTTATTTTCGCAGAGTTTCCTGAGAAAGAAGCAAAAATCAAAGCAGATTATTACACGGTATATTTAGATATTCTTGCCTTAAGAATATACGTTCAGAGGTTGCGTCACATTGATAAATGTCACGCTATTCCTGGATCAGAGGAGTTTCATAGGTTCACTATAGAAGCTATTAATAAGATTCTTTTTTATGAAGAAGGAATACGTTACCCGTCAAAGAAAGAAATGTTTTCTGATGAATTTTCCTTTCTTTCTTCTGTAACTGATAAAAAGTTTGGTGTTTGCTTGGGAGTTTCCTCGCTTTACTATTCTCTGTCACAGCGTCTTTATTTACCTTTAGAAGCGGTAACCCCCCCAGGGCATATTTATCTTAGATATTTAGGAGGTAAAATTAACATAGAGACAACAGCTGGAGGGAGACACCTGTCTACCGATCATTACTGTGATTGTTTAAGTATAGAAGATTTACGTATTCGTTCTCCCAAAGAATTTATTGGACTAACTTTTGTAAACCAGGGGTCGTTTGCTTTACAAAGAAACCAATATGCTAATGCTGAATTAGCTTATACAGAAGCTATAAAATATATCGATGATGAAGAAGTTAAAGAGCTTTTAGGAATTGCTAAGATTCTAAATGGGAAAACAAGTGAAGGAAAGATTCTTCTCCAAAATTCTTCTCAGGTTAATATGAAAGGATCAGTGTCGTATGACTATCTTAATGGGAATATTGATAAATCAACTTTAGCGCTTTTGTTTAGTTATCCTGGTGATTCATTTACAGATTCTATGGCTTATTATGAGAAACTTAAAAAAGCCATAAAGCAGTCTCCTAAATGCAGTGAATGTCGACGACGTCTTGCGTCAATAGCTCTTCATTTAGGTAAGGTTGCCGAAGGTATCATTTTGTTAGAACAATGTGCTAAAGAGTCTCCGGATGATATGGTATTGCATTTAAAATTATGTAAAATGCACCTAGAACGGCATGATTACGCGAAAGCCGATGAGTATTTCAAAAAAGCCCAAGAATTAATGAATGAGTTAAATATAAATTGGAGAGAAGGAAAATCATATACTTTATTTTTAGAGATTTTTAAAAAAATATCTACCATATCTCCTTAA
- a CDS encoding aminopeptidase gives MISQELYQKLSKILIHYSLNVQAEDLVWLQGDVSGLPLLSCLYKQLIDCGAFVESNISANSWTEYLGRYGTDEQLLFSSPSDQLLSEKCNKMIRILSTTNTQMLHGLPSSRLALLNQRRKKVLSTMMERSASNTLDWVLSMMPCSAYAQEAQMGLEAFEELFYKACFLDAPDPIEKWKELSSQHEAMIKFLETKTELVIKSSEVELAINIENMKWKNSCGKRNFPDGEVFTGPNLKSSCGGINGYARFPFPTMFSGIVIEDISLKFEQGRVVFASAKTNQDLLLAMLDTDKGARYVGEIAIGTNNALKQVTKNILLDEKIGKTFHIALGAGYPETGNTNTSSLHWDLIGDLRQGRMFADDICFYNDGQFLFDGWPKL, from the coding sequence ATGATTAGCCAAGAATTATATCAGAAACTTTCTAAAATTCTGATTCACTACTCTCTAAATGTACAAGCGGAAGATCTTGTGTGGTTGCAAGGAGATGTATCAGGTCTCCCTCTCCTATCTTGTTTATACAAACAACTTATCGATTGTGGAGCTTTTGTTGAATCTAATATTTCTGCAAACTCTTGGACAGAATATTTGGGAAGATATGGAACAGATGAGCAATTATTGTTCTCTTCTCCTAGTGACCAGCTCTTATCAGAAAAATGCAACAAAATGATACGCATCCTTTCCACAACTAATACGCAAATGCTTCATGGTTTACCCTCTTCTAGGCTTGCTTTATTAAACCAAAGGAGAAAAAAAGTCCTAAGTACAATGATGGAACGCTCAGCTTCTAATACTTTAGATTGGGTGCTTTCTATGATGCCATGCTCAGCTTATGCACAAGAAGCTCAGATGGGATTGGAAGCGTTTGAAGAACTATTTTACAAAGCATGTTTTTTGGATGCTCCTGATCCTATCGAAAAATGGAAAGAATTATCTTCTCAACATGAAGCAATGATAAAATTCTTAGAAACAAAAACAGAATTGGTCATTAAAAGCTCTGAAGTTGAGCTAGCTATAAATATCGAAAATATGAAGTGGAAAAATAGTTGCGGCAAAAGAAACTTTCCTGACGGGGAAGTGTTTACAGGCCCCAATTTAAAGTCTTCTTGTGGCGGTATCAATGGTTATGCACGCTTTCCATTCCCCACGATGTTTTCAGGTATCGTAATCGAAGATATTTCATTAAAATTTGAGCAAGGACGTGTTGTGTTTGCTTCAGCAAAAACAAATCAAGATTTGCTACTAGCGATGTTAGATACTGATAAAGGTGCACGATATGTCGGAGAAATTGCCATAGGAACAAATAACGCGCTGAAACAAGTAACAAAAAATATCCTTCTAGATGAAAAAATAGGAAAAACGTTCCATATCGCCTTAGGCGCAGGTTATCCTGAAACAGGAAATACCAATACATCCTCTTTGCATTGGGATCTAATAGGAGACTTACGCCAAGGCAGAATGTTTGCAGACGATATTTGTTTTTATAACGACGGGCAATTTCTTTTCGATGGCTGGCCAAAACTGTAG
- a CDS encoding ATP-dependent Clp protease ATP-binding subunit encodes MDKISDAVAEALEKAFELAKSKQNPYVTENHFLKCLLDNTESLFYLVIKDIHGNPGLLASAVDDALSREPTVVEGELLPKVSPSLQNLLLCAKNEAKELGDEYLSGDHVLLAFWKATKEPFTSWRKTLKITLDDLKQLIIKLRRGNRMDSASAETNVQGLEKYCKNLTSLAKDGKLDPVIGRDEEIRRTIQVLSRRTKNNPMLIGEPGVGKTAIAEGLALRIVQGDIPESLKDKQLYVLDMGALIAGAKYRGEFEERLKSVLKDVEAAEGNSILFIDEVHTLVGAGATDGAMDAANLLKPALARGSLHCIGATTLNEYQKYIEKDAALERRFQPIFVTEPSLEDSVFILRGLREKYEIFHGVRITEGALNAAVLLSYRYITDRFLPDKAIDLIDEAASLIRMQIGSLPLPIDEKERELAALIVKQEAIKREKAPSYQEEAEKMQKSIDQVKDELAVLRLRWDDEKRLISGLKEKKNTLENMKFSEEEAERVADYNRVAELRYSLIPALEEEIKKDEMSLNQRDNRLLQEEVDERLIAQVVANWTGIPVQKMLEGEAEKLLILEECLEERVVGQPFAISAVSDSIRAARVGLSDPQRPLGVFLFLGPTGVGKTELAKALADLLFNKEEAMVRFDMTEYMEKHSVSKLIGSPPGYVGYEEGGSLSEALRRRPYSVVLFDEIEKADKEVFNILLQIFDEGILTDSKKRKVNCKNALFIMTSNIGSEELSSYCAKKGSSVTKDTVLNVVSPILKKYFSPEFINRIDDILPFVPLNTEDIVKIVGIQMRRVAQRMAERRVTLTWDDSVVLYLSEEGYDSTFGARPLKRLIQQKIVTLLSKALLKGDIKPDTAITLTISKGVLIFKRVDDHIKTNP; translated from the coding sequence ATGGATAAAATATCCGATGCTGTTGCGGAAGCTTTAGAAAAAGCTTTTGAGTTAGCAAAATCAAAACAAAATCCCTATGTAACAGAGAATCATTTTTTGAAGTGTTTACTAGACAATACGGAATCCCTGTTTTATCTAGTTATCAAGGACATACATGGTAATCCTGGATTATTAGCTTCCGCAGTAGATGATGCTCTTTCTAGAGAGCCTACAGTGGTAGAGGGAGAGTTATTGCCCAAAGTATCCCCTAGTCTACAAAACTTGCTCTTATGTGCTAAAAATGAGGCAAAGGAATTGGGGGATGAATATCTCTCAGGCGATCATGTCCTTCTTGCTTTTTGGAAAGCTACTAAAGAACCATTTACTTCTTGGAGAAAGACGTTAAAAATTACCTTAGATGATCTCAAACAACTTATTATCAAACTACGAAGAGGGAATCGCATGGACTCTGCTAGCGCTGAAACTAATGTTCAAGGTCTTGAGAAATATTGTAAAAATTTAACTTCTTTGGCTAAAGATGGTAAATTGGATCCAGTGATTGGTAGAGATGAAGAGATTCGTCGTACTATTCAAGTATTATCTCGCAGAACTAAAAACAATCCTATGCTTATTGGAGAACCAGGTGTTGGGAAAACAGCTATTGCTGAAGGATTAGCTTTGCGTATTGTCCAGGGAGATATTCCAGAATCGTTAAAGGATAAACAGCTTTACGTTTTAGACATGGGAGCCTTGATTGCCGGAGCTAAGTATCGAGGCGAGTTTGAGGAAAGGTTAAAAAGCGTGCTCAAGGATGTTGAAGCTGCAGAAGGTAATAGTATATTGTTTATTGATGAGGTCCATACTTTAGTAGGTGCAGGTGCTACAGATGGTGCTATGGATGCGGCTAATCTGCTAAAGCCTGCATTGGCACGAGGAAGTCTTCATTGTATCGGTGCAACTACATTAAACGAGTATCAGAAATACATTGAAAAAGATGCTGCACTTGAACGTCGTTTTCAGCCTATTTTTGTTACAGAACCCTCTTTAGAGGATTCTGTGTTTATCCTTAGAGGTTTACGTGAGAAGTATGAGATTTTTCATGGGGTGCGCATTACAGAAGGGGCGTTAAATGCAGCTGTGCTTCTTTCTTATCGCTACATTACTGACAGGTTTTTGCCAGATAAAGCTATAGACTTAATTGACGAGGCAGCAAGTTTAATTCGTATGCAGATTGGCAGTCTTCCTTTACCAATTGACGAAAAAGAAAGAGAATTAGCCGCTCTTATAGTGAAGCAAGAGGCTATTAAAAGAGAGAAAGCGCCTTCTTATCAAGAAGAAGCTGAAAAGATGCAGAAGTCGATAGATCAAGTAAAAGACGAACTTGCAGTATTGCGTTTGCGTTGGGATGATGAAAAACGTTTAATTTCAGGATTAAAGGAGAAGAAGAATACCTTAGAGAATATGAAGTTTTCTGAGGAAGAAGCGGAGCGAGTCGCAGACTATAATCGGGTTGCGGAATTACGTTACAGTCTTATCCCTGCTTTGGAAGAAGAGATTAAGAAGGATGAAATGTCTTTAAATCAAAGAGATAATCGTCTTCTTCAGGAAGAAGTTGATGAAAGGCTAATAGCTCAAGTTGTTGCCAATTGGACAGGTATTCCTGTGCAAAAAATGTTAGAAGGCGAGGCAGAAAAGCTTTTAATTTTAGAGGAGTGTTTAGAGGAGCGTGTTGTTGGCCAACCTTTCGCCATCTCTGCTGTCAGTGATTCTATTCGAGCTGCTCGTGTTGGTCTTAGCGATCCTCAACGTCCTTTGGGGGTATTCTTATTCTTAGGCCCTACTGGGGTAGGGAAAACAGAATTAGCGAAAGCATTGGCTGATCTTCTGTTCAACAAAGAAGAAGCCATGGTTCGCTTCGATATGACTGAATATATGGAAAAACATTCTGTATCTAAACTTATAGGCTCTCCTCCAGGATATGTAGGCTATGAAGAAGGAGGAAGTCTGTCTGAAGCATTACGACGTCGTCCTTATTCTGTAGTTCTTTTTGATGAAATTGAAAAAGCAGACAAAGAAGTATTTAATATTTTGTTGCAAATTTTTGATGAAGGGATTCTTACAGATAGCAAGAAACGTAAGGTAAACTGTAAGAACGCCTTATTTATTATGACTTCGAATATTGGTTCCGAAGAATTATCTTCGTATTGTGCTAAGAAGGGTAGTTCTGTTACTAAAGATACGGTGCTGAATGTTGTGTCTCCGATTTTGAAAAAGTATTTTAGTCCTGAATTTATCAATCGTATTGACGATATCTTGCCTTTCGTTCCATTGAATACAGAGGATATTGTGAAAATTGTGGGTATTCAAATGCGTAGGGTAGCTCAAAGAATGGCAGAAAGACGGGTTACGCTAACTTGGGATGATTCTGTTGTTCTTTATCTTAGCGAAGAGGGATACGACAGTACATTTGGAGCCCGACCCTTAAAGCGATTAATTCAGCAAAAGATAGTAACTTTATTATCTAAGGCTTTGTTGAAGGGAGATATTAAGCCCGATACTGCTATTACACTTACTATTTCGAAAGGAGTATTGATATTCAAAAGAGTCGATGATCATATCAAAACTAACCCCTGA
- a CDS encoding glutamate-1-semialdehyde 2,1-aminomutase: protein MTVAKSKSWSYQEACQYFPGGVNSPVRACCSVGIVPPVISRAYRDLFFDHNDLKYIDFCGSWGSLIHGHCHPEILDAIISSVSRGTSYGLTCEYEIAFASYLFSVLNLSEHKIRFVSSGTEATMTAVRLACAFSERKVVIKFAGCYHGHSDVLLSGTPITQNNWHIVRDIVSSHSGSSLPLTLELPYNDVITLQNVMEEIGERVACVIFEPVCANMGVVLPDEGFLDCIFEECRRFSSISIMDEVVTGFRLGISDKNNSENIPDLTVYGKILGGGMPVAALLGKDKIMKHLKPIGSVFQAGTLSGNPIAMAAGRASVRLCAQSGFYNRLDELVEFFFLPIEKIIDTEHLPVSLVRTGSMFSFFFRSQAPRNLQEVLQSDSELFRRFYSEVFVKGVYLSPSPVESSFISAAHSQEHLQYAQNVLIESLLKVLQ from the coding sequence ATGACAGTCGCTAAAAGTAAAAGCTGGTCCTATCAGGAAGCATGTCAGTACTTTCCTGGAGGTGTTAACTCACCTGTTCGAGCCTGTTGTTCTGTAGGTATCGTTCCTCCGGTGATATCGAGAGCTTATAGAGATTTGTTTTTTGATCACAATGATCTTAAATATATTGATTTTTGCGGTTCTTGGGGGTCGTTAATTCATGGGCATTGTCATCCAGAAATTTTAGATGCTATTATTTCTTCTGTATCGCGTGGAACTTCATATGGATTGACTTGTGAATATGAGATTGCTTTTGCTTCTTACCTTTTCTCTGTTTTGAATTTATCTGAACATAAGATTCGTTTTGTGTCTTCTGGTACGGAGGCGACTATGACGGCTGTAAGACTAGCTTGTGCCTTTTCTGAAAGGAAGGTAGTTATTAAGTTTGCAGGTTGTTATCACGGACATTCTGACGTTTTACTTTCTGGTACTCCCATTACTCAAAATAATTGGCATATAGTTCGTGATATTGTTTCGAGTCATTCTGGAAGTTCTCTACCTTTGACTCTAGAATTGCCCTACAATGACGTTATTACATTGCAGAATGTCATGGAAGAAATAGGAGAAAGGGTAGCTTGCGTTATCTTCGAACCTGTATGTGCTAATATGGGGGTAGTTCTTCCTGATGAGGGATTTCTCGATTGTATTTTCGAAGAATGCCGTCGTTTTTCATCTATATCAATTATGGACGAGGTGGTTACGGGATTTCGTTTAGGTATTTCTGATAAGAATAATTCTGAAAATATACCGGATCTAACTGTTTATGGCAAAATCCTTGGCGGAGGAATGCCAGTTGCAGCACTTCTTGGTAAGGATAAAATTATGAAACACCTTAAACCTATAGGCTCAGTATTTCAGGCCGGCACGTTATCTGGAAATCCTATAGCTATGGCAGCAGGAAGAGCTTCGGTAAGGTTGTGTGCTCAAAGTGGTTTTTATAACCGGCTGGATGAATTAGTTGAGTTTTTTTTCCTCCCGATAGAGAAGATCATTGATACAGAGCATTTACCGGTTTCATTGGTCAGGACAGGATCTATGTTTTCTTTCTTTTTTCGAAGCCAAGCTCCTAGAAACTTACAAGAAGTTCTCCAATCTGATTCTGAATTGTTTCGCCGATTTTATTCTGAAGTGTTTGTCAAAGGAGTTTATCTATCTCCTTCTCCTGTAGAATCAAGTTTTATAAGTGCGGCACATTCTCAGGAACATCTACAGTATGCACAAAACGTCCTAATAGAAAGCTTATTAAAGGTTTTGCAATGA
- a CDS encoding YqgE/AlgH family protein, with product MSRIPYAILEKGALLVASPDMDQGVYTRSVILLCEHSLNGSFGLILNKTLGLEISEDIFSVEKVSNENMRFCMGGPLQANQMMLLHSCSEIPEQTLEICPSVYLGGDLTFLQEIASNESGANINLCFGYSGWQAGQLEREFLDGIWFLAPGKYEYVFSPNPEDLWSLVLKDLGGKYASLSTVPENLLLN from the coding sequence ATGAGTAGAATCCCTTACGCAATTTTAGAAAAAGGAGCTTTATTAGTAGCTTCTCCTGATATGGATCAAGGAGTCTATACACGTAGTGTGATTCTACTATGTGAACATAGTTTAAACGGTTCTTTTGGTTTGATTTTAAATAAAACACTTGGTCTAGAGATATCTGAAGATATTTTTTCTGTTGAGAAGGTATCGAATGAAAATATGAGATTTTGCATGGGAGGACCTCTGCAAGCTAATCAAATGATGCTTCTACATTCTTGTTCAGAAATCCCTGAACAAACATTGGAGATATGCCCTTCAGTCTATCTTGGAGGCGATTTAACTTTTCTTCAAGAGATAGCATCTAACGAAAGTGGAGCAAATATTAACTTATGCTTTGGCTATAGTGGGTGGCAAGCAGGCCAGTTAGAAAGAGAGTTTTTAGATGGTATTTGGTTTCTAGCTCCAGGGAAGTATGAGTATGTTTTTTCGCCAAACCCTGAAGATCTTTGGTCTTTGGTGCTCAAGGATTTAGGCGGGAAGTACGCATCTTTATCTACAGTTCCTGAAAATCTTCTTCTTAATTAG
- a CDS encoding bifunctional nuclease family protein, producing the protein MSLEKELLQDTPLVLLNFYKLVSFCHYAGIILGTEEKKFAIYGHVAMGQAFHQEDSSGISLQRPLTHDVLNFVFSGFDIHALRVVINDYKDNVFYTRLFLEQQQGEFVHIVDIDARPSDSIPLALAQKVPILCVQSVFEAVTAYQE; encoded by the coding sequence ATGAGCTTAGAAAAAGAGTTGTTGCAAGATACCCCTTTAGTTTTACTTAACTTTTATAAGTTGGTGAGTTTTTGTCACTATGCGGGGATTATCCTAGGGACGGAGGAAAAAAAATTTGCTATCTATGGTCATGTCGCTATGGGGCAAGCATTTCATCAGGAAGATTCTTCTGGTATTTCTTTGCAACGCCCTTTAACTCACGATGTTTTGAATTTTGTTTTTTCAGGATTCGATATTCATGCGCTTCGAGTGGTAATCAACGATTATAAGGACAATGTTTTTTATACTCGATTATTTTTAGAACAGCAACAAGGGGAGTTTGTTCATATTGTCGATATCGATGCGCGTCCTAGCGACAGTATTCCCTTAGCATTAGCACAGAAAGTTCCTATTCTTTGTGTGCAATCAGTATTTGAGGCTGTTACAGCTTATCAGGAATGA
- the rpiA gene encoding ribose 5-phosphate isomerase A, translated as MKEDHYLHIKKRLACAAVSLVSNGMCLGLGSGSTSREFIQLLGERMQHEDLDISAVASSSQSHSLAKKLGIPLLEQGAFVSLDLTIDGADEVDLQLRMIKGGGGALFREKILLQSSLRSIILVDESKVVSTLGNFGVPVEISPFGCQATISRLKDLGYEGDWRRQYDNHYFVTDNGNYIYMVHSPNFYPNPEEDLAKMLQIRGVIDVGFVIANTEVWIGHADGSITEKKID; from the coding sequence GTGAAAGAAGATCATTACTTGCATATAAAAAAACGATTAGCGTGTGCAGCAGTCTCGCTTGTCTCTAATGGAATGTGTCTTGGGTTGGGAAGCGGGTCGACGTCTAGAGAGTTCATTCAATTGCTTGGTGAAAGAATGCAGCATGAAGATTTGGATATTTCTGCTGTAGCCTCTTCCTCTCAGTCGCATAGCTTAGCCAAGAAACTAGGAATTCCTTTGCTGGAACAGGGGGCTTTCGTTTCATTAGATCTCACGATTGACGGGGCAGATGAAGTTGATCTACAACTTCGTATGATTAAAGGTGGAGGAGGTGCGTTATTTCGAGAAAAGATACTGCTTCAATCGAGTCTTCGGTCTATTATCCTAGTTGATGAAAGTAAAGTTGTTTCTACCTTGGGCAATTTTGGTGTCCCTGTAGAAATTAGCCCATTTGGTTGTCAGGCTACCATAAGTAGGTTAAAAGATCTTGGTTATGAAGGAGATTGGAGGCGGCAGTATGATAATCATTATTTCGTGACGGACAATGGCAACTATATTTATATGGTGCACTCTCCTAATTTTTATCCTAATCCAGAAGAAGATCTAGCAAAGATGTTACAAATTCGTGGTGTAATTGATGTCGGGTTTGTTATAGCAAACACTGAAGTATGGATTGGACATGCTGATGGTAGTATTACTGAGAAAAAGATTGATTAA
- a CDS encoding Nif3-like dinuclear metal center hexameric protein has translation MLIADLLAYLDTLLSPAEFIDYAPNGLQIGKESSPVNKIGVAVSADLATIEAAVQNELDTLIVHHGIFWKNMPYPLTNSLYDRVYCLIKHNIQLLAYHLPLDANTKLGNNWRVACDLKWENCENFGSTFPQLGVKGRFPRMHVRDFISLLSDYYNTPVKAVALGGEEYVSSAALVSGGAYREIVEAAKNKVDCFITGNFDEPAWSMAIENKVNFIAFGHTQTEKIGPMALASHLESSLRIPTMFLDTKNPF, from the coding sequence ATGTTGATTGCGGATTTGCTTGCTTATTTAGATACTTTGCTGTCCCCCGCGGAGTTCATCGACTATGCTCCCAATGGGCTACAAATTGGAAAAGAGAGTTCTCCCGTTAACAAGATAGGAGTTGCAGTATCAGCAGATTTAGCAACGATAGAGGCTGCTGTACAAAATGAATTAGACACCCTCATTGTACATCACGGGATTTTTTGGAAGAATATGCCCTATCCTCTAACTAATTCTCTTTACGACAGAGTGTACTGTTTGATCAAGCATAACATACAGCTTCTCGCGTACCATCTACCCTTAGATGCTAATACAAAATTGGGAAATAATTGGAGGGTAGCTTGTGACTTAAAGTGGGAGAATTGTGAAAATTTTGGCAGTACATTTCCTCAACTGGGTGTAAAGGGCCGCTTTCCTAGAATGCATGTTCGTGATTTCATAAGCCTTCTTTCAGATTATTATAATACCCCAGTCAAAGCAGTAGCGCTAGGAGGAGAAGAATACGTGTCTTCGGCTGCCCTTGTCTCGGGAGGAGCGTACAGAGAGATAGTAGAAGCTGCAAAAAATAAAGTGGATTGCTTTATTACTGGCAATTTTGATGAACCAGCATGGTCAATGGCAATTGAAAACAAAGTTAATTTTATTGCTTTTGGGCATACTCAGACAGAAAAAATAGGGCCGATGGCATTGGCATCACACTTAGAAAGCAGCCTACGAATCCCAACCATGTTCTTAGATACTAAAAATCCTTTCTAA
- the pepF gene encoding oligoendopeptidase F: MSIELKNRSIPLRKDVPIADCWDTTPLYPNRESWQQDLEECKDKSNGIAIWPNLSSSHYNLEDSASLHSLLKTLLLLERKLDKLYTYAHLIHDQDITNSEGIADLKSVTHLFTKFGEEVSWIQPALIALPESIIKQHLTSPLLAPYRFYLEKIFRMAIHTGTAREEKILASAFPALEATNKTFSSLSDSEIPFGEAIDSKGTKHPLSHALASLYAHSSDRELRKSSYFAQCQRYYDYRHTFSNLLNGKIQAHLFNANARNYSSCLEAALFHNNIPCSVYTNLIATVKQNTSLITEYFNLKKTGLQLNEFHFYDVYAPLSESKTSSYSYKDAVQIICNALQPLGSEYVSILRNGLTEQRWVDKYENCNKRSGAYSSGCYDSYPYILLNYTGSLYDISVIAHEGGHSMHSYYSRKNQLFHNAQYPIFLAEIASTLNEMLLMDFLLKRSESKTEKITIITQCLDTIFATLFRQTLFADFEYQIHSAAEKGIPLTEEFLSECYSSLQNEFYGKVVTPDSLSGIEWARIPHFYYNFYVYQYATGIVAALCFAEKILNKEPDSLDLYLKFLKSGGSDFPLNILNDSGLNMATTDPMSKAFSFIKKKIHELSTLL, translated from the coding sequence ATGAGCATAGAATTGAAGAATCGCAGTATCCCGTTAAGGAAAGATGTCCCTATTGCTGATTGTTGGGATACAACTCCCCTCTATCCAAATAGAGAATCGTGGCAGCAAGATCTTGAAGAATGCAAAGATAAATCAAATGGTATTGCAATTTGGCCTAATTTGTCTTCCTCTCATTATAATTTGGAAGATTCAGCATCTTTACACTCTCTACTAAAGACACTATTACTATTAGAGCGGAAGCTAGACAAGCTATATACTTACGCTCATCTAATACATGATCAAGACATTACTAATTCCGAGGGAATTGCTGATCTAAAATCAGTTACCCATCTGTTCACAAAGTTCGGAGAAGAAGTATCATGGATCCAACCGGCGTTAATCGCACTTCCAGAATCTATCATCAAACAGCACTTGACATCTCCTTTACTTGCTCCTTACCGATTTTATTTAGAAAAAATATTCAGAATGGCTATACATACCGGGACAGCAAGAGAAGAAAAGATTCTAGCCTCAGCTTTCCCTGCTTTAGAAGCAACAAATAAAACCTTCTCTTCATTGAGTGACTCAGAGATTCCATTCGGAGAAGCTATTGATTCTAAAGGAACAAAACATCCGCTATCTCATGCCTTAGCCTCTCTTTACGCACATTCCTCAGATCGCGAATTAAGAAAGAGTTCTTATTTTGCACAATGTCAAAGATATTATGACTACCGCCATACCTTTTCTAATCTTTTAAATGGCAAGATACAAGCACATCTTTTTAATGCAAATGCTAGAAATTATTCCTCATGCTTAGAGGCAGCGTTATTTCATAATAATATTCCTTGCAGCGTATATACAAATTTAATTGCAACGGTCAAACAAAACACTTCACTCATTACAGAATACTTCAATTTAAAAAAGACAGGATTACAATTAAACGAATTTCATTTTTATGATGTCTATGCACCACTATCTGAATCAAAAACATCTAGTTATAGCTATAAAGATGCTGTTCAAATAATTTGTAATGCACTACAACCTCTCGGCTCTGAATATGTTTCTATACTAAGAAACGGACTAACTGAGCAGAGATGGGTTGATAAATACGAAAATTGTAATAAAAGATCCGGTGCCTATTCCTCAGGATGTTATGATAGTTATCCTTATATTCTTTTGAATTATACAGGTTCTCTTTATGATATTTCTGTGATTGCGCACGAGGGTGGTCATAGCATGCATTCTTACTATAGTCGCAAGAATCAGTTATTCCATAATGCCCAATACCCCATTTTTTTGGCCGAGATTGCTTCAACCTTAAATGAAATGCTTCTCATGGATTTCTTACTAAAAAGAAGCGAATCTAAAACGGAAAAAATCACCATTATTACTCAGTGTTTGGACACTATATTCGCCACTTTATTCCGACAAACCTTGTTTGCTGATTTTGAATATCAAATACATTCAGCTGCAGAAAAAGGCATACCTCTTACAGAAGAATTCTTGTCAGAATGCTATAGCAGTTTACAAAACGAGTTTTATGGAAAAGTAGTTACCCCAGACTCGCTATCAGGGATAGAATGGGCTCGGATTCCTCATTTTTACTATAATTTCTATGTTTATCAGTATGCAACAGGAATTGTGGCCGCTCTATGTTTCGCAGAAAAAATTCTCAATAAGGAACCCGATTCTCTTGATCTTTATCTTAAATTTCTAAAAAGTGGTGGGTCTGACTTTCCATTGAACATCCTCAATGATTCTGGATTAAATATGGCCACAACTGATCCAATGAGCAAGGCTTTTTCCTTTATCAAGAAAAAAATTCACGAACTATCTACCTTACTCTAA